From the genome of Spirosomataceae bacterium TFI 002, one region includes:
- a CDS encoding Uncharacterized membrane protein: protein MSKFHKILSNGLVGLNVLLVFFLLFESKLQVPVFLQPLGRMHPLLLHLPIGLFVALIVLFLFKKELEADTFSKIFTLLAGTTALLAVSTAIFGLFLSNESSYSIDQLFWHKWTGVLFSWIAYLIYLFPKIQNPKIEWGILGAGMVAMIAAGHIGGEITHGENFIFEAFKTEEKIELTDSSNIYTAKIFPILEQKCIQCHNDQKVKGELNMSTIAKLMKGGKNGFLWEPGNALNSHLIKRALLPLEEKEHMPPKGKPQLTTYEIQVLTAWINEGASTDKLIGDYKTKPEFYDLVMGGAEKEFTPSKVYTFAGASESAIEEANTPFCSVYPLAYGSPALEAKFFVSQRFNVETLEGLKKVGDQIISLNLAKMPLTDKDLGIISNFKNLEYLNLNGTDIEGASIEELSKLKNLKSLAISNTKFTSQNMEKLKSLKSLEELYVWEVPMSNKLKDELQTASPKLAIFEGFDPSKEAPLRLNAPTLVNKKTVIKDKEKIVLKHVLKGVEIRYTLDGTTPDSANGLIYKDPIEMTKYTKLKACAVKDGWYSSEILESDFYFAKLSPISSTLLTAPNDQYKANGGQTLIDLKKGDIDNFKDNNWLGYKETDLVCLFEFEKAEVINNISVSYLSQESGYIMPPTKVEFWAGTDKNNLKLIQTQIPEQLTKVEPRKNVGISAILPAGSTYKYVKIVAKPIAKLPSWHRGKGDKGWVFIDEVFFN, encoded by the coding sequence ATGAGTAAATTTCATAAAATATTAAGCAATGGACTTGTTGGTCTAAATGTGCTTTTGGTTTTCTTTCTTCTATTCGAATCAAAGCTTCAAGTTCCAGTTTTTTTGCAACCTTTAGGAAGGATGCATCCACTTTTACTCCATTTGCCTATAGGTTTATTTGTGGCTTTGATTGTCTTGTTTCTTTTCAAAAAAGAACTGGAAGCCGATACCTTCTCAAAGATCTTTACGCTCTTAGCTGGTACAACCGCATTGCTTGCCGTTTCTACAGCAATATTTGGACTATTTCTCAGCAACGAGAGCTCATACTCTATTGATCAGTTATTTTGGCATAAATGGACCGGTGTACTTTTTAGCTGGATCGCTTACCTCATTTACCTTTTCCCAAAAATTCAAAACCCAAAAATTGAATGGGGAATTTTAGGAGCAGGAATGGTTGCCATGATAGCCGCAGGGCATATTGGTGGCGAAATTACGCACGGAGAGAATTTTATTTTCGAGGCATTTAAAACAGAAGAAAAAATAGAATTAACTGACTCGTCAAATATCTATACCGCTAAGATATTTCCTATTCTGGAACAGAAGTGTATACAGTGCCATAATGACCAAAAAGTAAAAGGAGAGCTCAACATGAGCACCATTGCCAAGTTAATGAAAGGTGGTAAAAATGGTTTTCTATGGGAACCAGGAAATGCTTTAAATAGCCATTTGATCAAAAGAGCTCTGTTACCATTAGAAGAAAAAGAGCACATGCCTCCAAAAGGAAAACCACAGCTCACAACATACGAAATACAAGTACTTACTGCTTGGATAAATGAAGGTGCCTCTACTGATAAGCTCATTGGAGATTACAAAACCAAACCTGAGTTTTATGACCTAGTGATGGGCGGAGCCGAAAAGGAATTCACTCCAAGTAAGGTTTATACTTTTGCTGGAGCTAGCGAATCGGCTATTGAAGAAGCTAACACTCCTTTTTGCTCTGTGTATCCATTGGCCTATGGCTCACCAGCATTGGAAGCTAAGTTTTTTGTAAGTCAAAGGTTCAATGTAGAAACATTAGAAGGATTGAAAAAAGTAGGCGACCAAATTATAAGTTTGAACCTCGCAAAAATGCCCTTAACAGATAAGGATTTGGGTATTATTTCAAATTTCAAAAACCTCGAATACCTAAATTTGAATGGTACCGATATAGAAGGGGCAAGTATAGAAGAACTATCTAAACTGAAGAATTTAAAGAGCCTTGCTATTTCTAACACTAAGTTTACTTCACAAAACATGGAGAAGCTCAAGTCGCTAAAAAGTTTAGAAGAGCTTTATGTATGGGAAGTACCAATGAGTAACAAGCTTAAAGATGAACTTCAAACCGCTTCGCCAAAACTTGCAATATTTGAAGGCTTCGATCCAAGTAAAGAAGCCCCATTAAGGTTAAACGCTCCTACCCTTGTCAATAAAAAGACAGTGATAAAAGATAAAGAAAAAATCGTATTAAAGCATGTTCTCAAAGGTGTAGAAATTCGCTACACTTTGGATGGCACTACACCCGACAGTGCGAATGGATTGATTTACAAGGATCCTATAGAAATGACGAAATACACGAAACTGAAAGCTTGTGCAGTTAAAGACGGCTGGTATTCAAGCGAAATACTTGAAAGCGACTTTTATTTCGCGAAGCTTTCTCCCATTTCAAGCACTCTACTCACAGCTCCAAATGATCAGTATAAAGCCAACGGTGGACAAACACTCATTGATCTAAAAAAGGGAGATATCGATAATTTCAAAGACAATAATTGGTTAGGTTACAAGGAGACAGACCTGGTTTGCCTTTTCGAATTTGAGAAAGCCGAGGTAATTAATAATATTTCTGTGAGCTATTTATCGCAAGAAAGTGGATACATTATGCCACCAACCAAGGTTGAGTTTTGGGCAGGAACCGACAAAAACAATTTGAAGCTTATTCAAACTCAAATCCCCGAACAGCTAACAAAAGTAGAACCTAGAAAAAACGTAGGTATAAGTGCAATTCTGCCTGCAGGGTCAACCTACAAGTATGTTAAGATTGTTGCCAAGCCAATTGCTAAGCTACCTTCGTGGCATCGTGGAAAAGGTGATAAAGGTTGGGTATTTATAGACGAAGTATTCTTTAATTAA
- a CDS encoding Tat (twin-arginine translocation) pathway signal sequence, with product MEKEFLNHKLNVTRRHFLGKTAIGLGAMGLGSLLMPDLFTGSNSASLDSLPLGIPHFAPKAKKIIYLFQNGAPSQLETFDYKPTLIKRAGEDLPESIRGSQRLTGMTSNQKSFPMVGSKFGFQQYGKSGAWISDVFPNIAKIADDICIVKSMHTEAINHDPALTFMQTGAQIGNRPSMGAWMSYGLGSENKNLPAYCVLLSRGKGNGQGVYSKLWSNGFLDSTHQGVIFSSGEDPILYLNDPEALDKKARRKMLDKLAELNGMGFEQNGDPEIQAKVQQYEMAYRMQTAVPELTDLSKEPDHIIKMYGPECLIPGTYAANALMARKLSESGVRFVQLYHQGWDQHGNLPNEMAGQAMDVDRASAALITDLKQRGLLDETLVIWGGEFGRTNYCQGSFTKDNYGRDHHPRAYSIWMAGGGIKPGTVYGETDEFGYNIIKDPVHVNDFHATVMHLAGLDHEKLTYKHLGRRYRLTDVAGKLVPGILA from the coding sequence ATGGAGAAGGAATTTTTGAATCATAAATTAAATGTTACTCGAAGACATTTTTTAGGCAAAACAGCAATTGGTCTTGGGGCAATGGGCTTGGGATCATTGCTCATGCCCGATCTTTTTACTGGTAGCAATAGTGCTAGTTTAGACTCTTTACCATTAGGGATCCCTCATTTTGCACCTAAAGCAAAAAAGATCATTTACCTTTTTCAAAACGGTGCCCCTAGTCAATTGGAGACTTTTGACTATAAACCAACTTTGATAAAAAGAGCTGGAGAAGACTTGCCTGAGAGCATTCGTGGTTCTCAGCGACTAACAGGAATGACCAGCAATCAAAAGAGCTTCCCAATGGTAGGTTCAAAGTTTGGCTTCCAGCAATATGGCAAGTCAGGAGCATGGATAAGCGATGTATTTCCCAATATTGCCAAAATCGCTGATGATATCTGTATCGTGAAATCCATGCATACCGAGGCCATCAACCATGACCCTGCTCTTACTTTTATGCAAACTGGTGCTCAAATTGGCAACAGGCCAAGCATGGGTGCATGGATGAGTTATGGATTGGGTAGCGAAAACAAAAACTTGCCTGCCTACTGTGTGCTACTTTCGAGAGGAAAAGGAAATGGTCAAGGAGTTTATTCCAAATTGTGGAGCAATGGCTTTTTAGACTCAACACACCAAGGCGTTATATTTAGCAGTGGAGAAGATCCTATTTTATATCTAAATGACCCTGAGGCTTTGGACAAAAAAGCAAGAAGGAAAATGCTCGATAAGCTTGCCGAATTGAATGGAATGGGCTTTGAGCAAAATGGAGACCCCGAAATTCAAGCCAAAGTACAACAGTACGAAATGGCCTACAGAATGCAAACTGCTGTACCTGAGCTTACCGACTTGTCCAAAGAGCCTGACCATATCATAAAAATGTACGGTCCAGAATGTTTGATACCTGGTACTTACGCAGCAAATGCCTTAATGGCACGAAAACTTTCAGAATCGGGAGTGAGGTTTGTACAACTCTATCATCAAGGATGGGATCAGCATGGTAACTTACCCAACGAAATGGCTGGTCAAGCTATGGATGTGGATAGAGCTTCTGCTGCCCTTATTACCGACCTTAAGCAAAGAGGATTGCTAGACGAAACACTCGTGATTTGGGGTGGTGAATTTGGAAGAACAAACTATTGCCAAGGTTCATTTACAAAAGACAATTATGGTCGCGACCATCACCCAAGGGCATACAGTATCTGGATGGCTGGTGGTGGAATAAAGCCCGGAACAGTTTATGGAGAAACAGATGAATTTGGATACAACATTATCAAAGATCCAGTTCACGTTAATGATTTCCATGCGACTGTTATGCACCTGGCTGGGCTAGATCACGAAAAATTGACCTACAAGCACTTAGGAAGAAGGTATAGACTTACTGATGTTGCCGGTAAGTTGGTACCAGGAATATTGGCCTGA
- a CDS encoding Planctomycete cytochrome C: MFNQSRKRYISLAILSTVGLFCSVVLYNCTTESKASERIPDLVDYNFHIRPILSDKCFKCHGPDANKREADFRLDTEEGAFAALKESPGKHALVAGDPSMSEVYLRIVTQDSSLLMPPPEANLNLSQKEIDLIEKWIKQGAKYKPHWSFIAPEKSELPKADKDWVQNEIDFFTWAKMDENGLEPNEKADKATLLKRISLDLTGLPPTLEVQESFLTDESDDAYEKAVDKLLASKHFGEKMALSWLDIARYADSHGYQDDGLRTMWPWRDWVIHAFNSNYSYDKFITWQLAGDLIPNKNKESILATGFNRNHKITQEGGVIDEEYRSEYVTDRTNTFGKAFLAMTFECSKCHDHKYDPISQKDYFSTYAFFNQVPEKGLAGTIDFSFADKPAIKITQEETESIFKFINKKDTADVEVMVMKDSIGLRNTYILERGNYDQNGELVTFGLPKSIMSFDTIKYAPNRYGLAQWLTSKENPLTARVYVNRLWEQFFGQGIVRTVGDFGMQGDLPSHPELLDWLAVDFQENGWDVKKVIKKILMSATYQQSSVVKDKHLKIDPANNFLARSSRNRIAAESIRDLALKSAGILNEEVGGPSFKPYQPDGIWESATSGRGTLAKYVQDHGDNIYRRGMYVFIKRTVPPPNMLIFDASNRDQCEVSRTRTNTPLQALVMLNDPVIVEASRVLAENLTNKKLGDEKSISNAFQRILCRKPSKEETGVLLTYFEEEKERLQKEPTKAEKLLLVGEYESNYKGNKVAVAALMNTIQIMYNMEETLVRV; this comes from the coding sequence ATGTTCAATCAATCTCGGAAAAGATATATCAGCCTAGCCATTTTATCTACTGTTGGATTATTTTGCAGTGTTGTGCTATACAATTGCACTACGGAGTCAAAAGCATCAGAGAGAATTCCCGATTTAGTAGACTACAACTTCCATATTCGCCCCATCCTGTCGGACAAGTGCTTTAAATGCCATGGCCCAGATGCCAATAAGCGAGAAGCCGATTTCAGACTAGATACCGAAGAAGGAGCTTTTGCAGCACTTAAAGAAAGCCCAGGAAAACATGCCCTAGTTGCAGGCGATCCATCAATGTCCGAAGTATACCTTCGCATAGTCACCCAAGACTCTAGTCTATTGATGCCGCCACCAGAAGCGAACTTAAACTTGAGTCAAAAAGAAATTGATTTAATAGAAAAGTGGATCAAGCAAGGAGCAAAGTATAAGCCACACTGGTCTTTTATCGCTCCAGAAAAAAGCGAACTTCCTAAAGCAGACAAAGACTGGGTACAAAACGAAATCGACTTTTTCACTTGGGCTAAAATGGATGAAAATGGCCTTGAACCAAACGAAAAAGCAGATAAAGCAACTTTACTAAAAAGAATCTCATTAGATCTAACTGGCTTGCCTCCTACCCTAGAGGTGCAAGAAAGTTTCTTAACAGACGAAAGTGATGATGCTTATGAAAAAGCTGTAGATAAGTTGTTGGCAAGTAAGCATTTTGGTGAAAAAATGGCTCTTTCTTGGCTGGACATTGCCCGCTATGCAGATTCTCACGGATATCAAGACGACGGACTAAGAACCATGTGGCCATGGAGAGATTGGGTGATACATGCTTTTAACTCAAATTATAGCTACGATAAATTTATTACTTGGCAACTCGCAGGTGACCTTATCCCTAATAAAAACAAGGAAAGCATACTAGCTACGGGTTTCAATAGGAACCACAAAATCACCCAAGAAGGTGGCGTAATAGATGAAGAGTACCGATCTGAATATGTGACAGACCGTACCAATACCTTTGGTAAAGCTTTTTTGGCGATGACATTTGAATGTTCAAAATGTCATGATCACAAATACGACCCCATCAGCCAGAAAGACTATTTCAGCACCTATGCATTTTTCAACCAAGTCCCCGAGAAAGGACTAGCTGGTACCATTGATTTTTCTTTTGCAGACAAGCCTGCCATAAAGATCACACAGGAAGAAACTGAATCCATTTTCAAATTCATCAACAAGAAAGACACCGCTGATGTAGAAGTAATGGTAATGAAGGATTCTATTGGTTTAAGAAATACGTACATACTTGAGCGTGGAAACTATGACCAAAATGGTGAACTCGTCACTTTTGGACTACCAAAAAGCATCATGAGTTTTGACACCATAAAATATGCACCAAATAGATATGGTCTTGCACAGTGGCTAACTTCTAAAGAAAACCCACTCACTGCAAGAGTTTATGTCAATCGCCTTTGGGAGCAGTTTTTTGGTCAAGGAATAGTGAGAACAGTTGGTGACTTTGGTATGCAAGGAGACCTTCCTTCGCATCCTGAGTTATTAGATTGGCTAGCTGTTGATTTTCAAGAGAATGGTTGGGATGTTAAAAAGGTGATTAAAAAAATATTAATGTCCGCTACCTACCAGCAATCTTCTGTTGTGAAAGATAAGCATCTAAAAATTGACCCAGCAAACAATTTCCTTGCTCGTAGTTCTCGTAACCGTATTGCAGCCGAGAGCATCAGGGACCTAGCATTAAAATCTGCGGGAATATTGAACGAAGAAGTAGGTGGACCAAGTTTCAAACCATATCAACCTGATGGTATTTGGGAAAGTGCTACTTCAGGAAGGGGAACGCTGGCAAAATACGTACAGGATCACGGAGACAATATATATAGGAGAGGAATGTATGTATTTATAAAACGTACTGTTCCGCCACCCAATATGCTCATTTTTGATGCGAGTAACCGAGACCAATGCGAAGTATCTCGCACCAGAACCAATACGCCCTTGCAAGCATTGGTGATGCTAAATGATCCGGTTATTGTAGAAGCATCAAGGGTGCTCGCCGAAAACTTAACCAACAAGAAACTAGGTGACGAGAAGTCGATTTCAAATGCTTTTCAAAGGATTCTGTGCCGAAAACCAAGTAAAGAAGAAACTGGAGTTCTTCTTACCTACTTTGAAGAAGAAAAGGAAAGGTTACAAAAAGAGCCTACAAAAGCAGAAAAACTTCTCTTGGTGGGAGAATACGAAAGCAATTATAAGGGCAACAAAGTAGCTGTTGCAGCACTTATGAACACCATTCAAATTATGTACAACATGGAGGAAACCCTCGTAAGAGTATAA
- a CDS encoding Sugar (pentulose or hexulose) kinase, whose translation MKKVCVIYDIGKTNKKLFVLNQNLETIYQEEEQLPLTVDEDGDECEDLILLSNWIKSSFEALKKREDLEILAVNVSAYGASLVHLDKDGKPVCPLYNYTKPFPKESKDTFQEKYGPMAQVSLETASPDLGMLNSANQLYWIKYQKTESFKNIKYSLHLPQYCIYLLSGEISNEYTSLGCHTMFWDFNQNDFHSWIKAENLKSAMLPPLPADTFKQKDGISYGIGIHDSSAALVPYLQSASEPFILLSTGTWSITLNPFSTDTLDAKSLSSDCLNFIRYDGKTVRAARLYSGNEHNRVTKHLSAHFDKPLDYFKRIAYDVNIVRKLRKKQNQSLPQEIEVGNLLDCPFMDRNLNTFVSFEEAYHQFIMDLVVQQITSMKLTMGSVVPKTIFVDGGFSKNELFMKLLSEAFYDKKVYASSLAIASSLGAALVINKAWNPTPITANLLNLIEF comes from the coding sequence ATGAAGAAAGTATGTGTCATATATGACATTGGCAAAACCAACAAAAAGCTTTTTGTTTTAAATCAAAATCTTGAAACAATTTATCAAGAAGAAGAACAATTACCTCTTACTGTAGATGAAGATGGAGACGAATGTGAGGATTTAATCTTACTCAGCAATTGGATCAAAAGCAGCTTTGAAGCCTTAAAAAAAAGAGAGGATTTAGAAATCTTGGCTGTCAATGTATCTGCATATGGTGCTAGTTTGGTTCATTTAGATAAAGATGGAAAACCCGTTTGTCCACTTTACAATTACACCAAGCCTTTTCCAAAAGAAAGTAAAGACACATTTCAAGAAAAATATGGCCCAATGGCTCAAGTTTCGCTCGAAACAGCAAGCCCTGATCTTGGTATGCTCAATTCTGCAAATCAACTCTATTGGATAAAATATCAAAAAACTGAGAGTTTTAAAAATATAAAATATTCATTGCACCTTCCCCAATACTGTATTTACCTCCTGAGCGGTGAAATAAGTAATGAATACACGAGTTTGGGTTGCCACACAATGTTTTGGGACTTTAATCAAAACGATTTCCACTCATGGATAAAGGCTGAAAACCTAAAAAGTGCAATGCTACCTCCACTGCCTGCAGATACATTCAAGCAAAAAGATGGAATAAGTTACGGAATTGGAATTCATGATAGCTCAGCGGCACTTGTACCTTATTTACAATCGGCAAGTGAACCATTTATTTTACTTTCTACAGGTACATGGAGCATTACACTAAATCCATTCTCAACCGATACACTAGATGCAAAAAGCTTATCGAGCGACTGCCTTAACTTCATTAGGTATGATGGTAAGACTGTAAGAGCAGCAAGACTGTATTCAGGAAATGAGCATAATAGAGTTACAAAACACCTTTCAGCACATTTCGACAAGCCTCTTGATTATTTCAAAAGGATAGCCTATGATGTGAATATTGTGAGAAAGCTTCGTAAAAAGCAAAACCAAAGCCTTCCTCAAGAAATTGAAGTTGGTAATTTGCTCGACTGTCCTTTCATGGATAGAAACCTAAACACTTTTGTTTCTTTCGAAGAAGCTTATCATCAATTCATAATGGATCTTGTGGTACAGCAGATAACTTCCATGAAACTAACAATGGGAAGCGTTGTGCCAAAAACCATCTTCGTGGATGGTGGATTTTCCAAAAATGAGCTTTTCATGAAACTACTTTCTGAGGCATTTTATGACAAAAAAGTATATGCTAGCTCTCTCGCAATAGCTTCTTCGCTAGGTGCAGCACTAGTCATAAACAAAGCTTGGAATCCAACACCTATAACAGCAAATTTACTTAACCTGATAGAATTTTGA
- a CDS encoding phosphoribosylamine--glycine ligase — protein sequence MNILVLGSGGREHTFAWKLKQSSNCDQLFVSPGNAGTAQIAVNVELDTFEDIADFILNKNIEMLLVGPEAPLVAGVVDYFKADKRFKKLLIIGPDKAGAQLEGSKDFSKDFMVKYGVPTAYSETFTAESLAEGKAYLAKQKGPYVLKADGLAAGKGVIITADLAEAQQSLHEMLADAKFGEASSKVLVEQYLDGIELSVFVLCDGSNYVILPEAKDYKRIGVGDTGPNTGGMGAVSPVPFAGEEFLQKVEDRVVKPSLNGLKSEGIHYVGFLFIGLMNIAGDPFVIEYNVRMGDPETQVVLPRIKTDFVRLLKAAGQGKLDKIKLKVSPKHAVTSVVVAGGYPEAYKKGKVMTLPEEQSDTLQFHAGTKNSEGQIVTNGGRVMAFTGMARTLQAAVRKSQSLARKVAYSGKYYRKDIGKDLLEWIKK from the coding sequence ATGAACATACTTGTATTAGGCTCAGGAGGTAGAGAACACACATTCGCTTGGAAGTTGAAGCAATCTTCTAATTGTGATCAGCTTTTTGTTTCACCGGGTAACGCTGGCACGGCACAAATTGCTGTCAATGTTGAGCTCGATACTTTTGAAGACATTGCAGACTTTATTTTGAATAAAAATATTGAAATGTTGTTAGTAGGCCCTGAGGCTCCATTAGTTGCTGGCGTTGTTGATTATTTTAAAGCTGATAAGAGATTTAAGAAGTTATTGATCATTGGGCCTGATAAAGCGGGAGCTCAATTAGAAGGAAGTAAAGATTTTTCTAAGGACTTCATGGTAAAGTATGGAGTGCCTACAGCATATTCTGAAACATTTACGGCAGAAAGCTTAGCAGAAGGGAAGGCTTATTTGGCAAAACAAAAAGGACCTTACGTACTCAAAGCAGATGGCCTTGCGGCAGGGAAAGGAGTAATAATTACGGCGGATTTGGCTGAAGCTCAACAATCGCTACACGAAATGCTCGCCGATGCTAAATTTGGTGAAGCGAGCTCAAAAGTTTTGGTTGAGCAATATTTAGATGGAATTGAGTTATCGGTATTTGTCTTATGTGATGGATCAAACTATGTGATATTGCCAGAAGCGAAGGATTATAAAAGAATAGGTGTTGGTGATACAGGTCCCAATACAGGCGGAATGGGTGCAGTTTCTCCTGTGCCGTTTGCTGGCGAAGAGTTTTTGCAAAAGGTTGAAGATAGAGTTGTGAAGCCAAGTTTGAATGGTCTCAAAAGTGAAGGGATTCATTATGTAGGCTTCTTATTTATTGGCTTGATGAATATTGCTGGTGATCCGTTCGTTATTGAATATAATGTTCGAATGGGAGATCCCGAAACTCAGGTTGTTTTACCAAGAATCAAAACTGATTTTGTAAGGTTATTGAAGGCAGCAGGACAAGGGAAATTGGACAAGATTAAGCTCAAAGTAAGTCCAAAACACGCTGTAACTAGTGTAGTAGTGGCAGGAGGTTATCCTGAAGCATATAAAAAAGGTAAAGTGATGACATTGCCTGAGGAGCAAAGTGATACCTTACAGTTTCATGCAGGAACCAAAAACTCAGAAGGGCAGATTGTCACAAATGGCGGAAGAGTTATGGCATTTACAGGCATGGCGAGAACGTTGCAAGCGGCGGTAAGGAAATCTCAATCCTTGGCACGAAAGGTGGCTTATTCAGGTAAATATTACAGAAAAGATATAGGTAAAGACCTATTGGAGTGGATAAAGAAGTAA
- a CDS encoding Cell fate regulator YaaT, PSP1 superfamily (controls sporulation, competence, biofilm development) yields the protein MGCGQCSSGSCGSIKVAADGEKSNHVSGCGSGGCSSGGCTKFNSFDWLSHMELPAAMRYNVVEVKFKGGRKDYFRNNDGLDLYTGDFVACEMATGYHLGTVSLQGELVRLQMIKKGIKDNKEVPRLIRKATESDLEKHEKAINRDLPTMYRVRELVKERNLGMKMADVEFQSDNSKATFYYSAEDRVDFRELLKVLASEFKIRVEMRQISLRQEASRIGGIGSCGRELCCSTWLTDFKSIPTAAARYQNLSLNPAKLSGQCGRLKCCLNYELETYLDALIGIPEVSKPLLTEKGEAYLQKTDIFRKLMWFSYKSDSNWYSIPCSQVIEIMDMNKAGKKPVSIEDLNLLENITLTKVSINSELDKLDRKFAEKKGASSSKSRNRNKNKKRRNNNNRKKGNRPNNANNKE from the coding sequence ATGGGTTGTGGACAGTGTTCTTCTGGAAGCTGTGGTAGCATAAAGGTTGCTGCGGATGGAGAGAAGTCAAATCACGTAAGTGGTTGTGGTAGTGGAGGTTGTAGTTCGGGAGGGTGTACTAAATTCAATTCTTTTGATTGGCTCTCGCACATGGAATTACCTGCCGCCATGCGATATAATGTCGTAGAGGTGAAGTTTAAAGGTGGCCGCAAAGATTATTTCCGAAATAATGATGGTTTAGATTTATATACGGGCGATTTCGTCGCTTGTGAAATGGCTACTGGGTATCATTTGGGGACTGTTTCACTGCAAGGTGAATTGGTTCGACTTCAAATGATCAAAAAGGGAATCAAAGACAATAAAGAAGTGCCTAGGCTGATAAGGAAGGCTACAGAATCAGATCTCGAAAAGCATGAAAAGGCAATCAATAGAGACTTGCCAACCATGTATAGAGTGAGAGAACTGGTAAAAGAGCGTAACTTGGGAATGAAAATGGCTGATGTTGAATTTCAGTCAGACAACTCAAAAGCAACATTTTATTATTCTGCCGAAGATCGAGTAGATTTTAGAGAGTTATTGAAAGTGCTCGCTAGCGAATTCAAGATTCGTGTAGAAATGCGTCAAATAAGTTTGAGGCAAGAAGCATCTCGTATTGGAGGAATAGGCTCTTGTGGTAGAGAACTTTGTTGTAGCACTTGGCTTACAGATTTTAAATCGATTCCTACAGCAGCTGCGAGGTATCAAAACTTATCATTGAATCCTGCAAAATTATCGGGTCAATGTGGTAGGTTGAAATGTTGTCTCAACTATGAGTTAGAAACATATTTAGATGCCTTAATCGGAATTCCAGAAGTTAGTAAACCACTTTTAACCGAAAAGGGTGAAGCTTACTTGCAAAAGACCGATATATTCCGAAAACTAATGTGGTTTAGTTATAAATCAGATTCAAACTGGTATTCTATTCCTTGTTCTCAAGTGATAGAAATCATGGATATGAACAAAGCTGGTAAAAAGCCTGTGAGTATTGAGGATTTGAATTTGCTTGAAAATATTACCCTAACCAAAGTTTCGATCAATTCTGAATTAGATAAGTTGGATCGAAAATTTGCGGAAAAGAAAGGTGCTAGTTCATCCAAGAGTAGGAATAGGAACAAGAATAAAAAACGAAGGAATAATAACAATAGGAAAAAAGGTAATCGCCCAAACAATGCGAATAATAAAGAATAA
- a CDS encoding gliding motility-associated lipoprotein GldH: MRIIKNKALLVSVFGFLLASCTEDALYKGYEEIPTAEWKIDDAKSFTFEIKDHRNPVTLNYLVRNAINYPFYNLYLKATLKDSSGNVIQSGMDQLLIFNEKTGKPLGDGMGDLFDQRVAAPKYKDFKFPYSGKYTIELQHNMRPDPLVGLLGVGVELVDLTKKE; the protein is encoded by the coding sequence ATGCGAATAATAAAGAATAAGGCCCTTTTAGTAAGTGTTTTCGGGTTTTTACTTGCCAGTTGTACGGAGGATGCTCTTTACAAAGGGTATGAGGAAATTCCTACAGCTGAGTGGAAAATAGATGACGCAAAGTCGTTCACTTTTGAGATTAAAGATCATAGGAACCCAGTAACACTAAATTACCTAGTTCGTAATGCGATAAATTATCCTTTCTACAATCTATATCTTAAAGCTACACTGAAAGATTCTTCAGGAAATGTGATTCAGTCTGGTATGGATCAGTTACTCATTTTTAATGAGAAGACAGGGAAGCCTTTGGGAGATGGAATGGGTGACTTATTTGATCAAAGAGTTGCCGCTCCTAAATATAAAGATTTTAAATTTCCTTACTCTGGTAAGTACACCATAGAATTACAGCATAATATGCGTCCTGATCCTCTTGTAGGACTTTTGGGGGTTGGTGTAGAACTAGTCGACTTGACAAAAAAGGAGTAA